GAGTCTATTTGAGCATGAATAAATGCAGTCTCTCCACTTGCATGAATAAATATATGCAAATGGGTGTCTACCACTGCGCATACAATCAAATACTCATCATGCATACAAACATCTGCACACACATTTGTTGTATGAGAGAAAGGAGGGGGAGGAGAGAGCCAGAGATGAAATATACTTGCATCAGAAAGTATCTTTGAAGTGTACCCTGCCGATGCATTCTCTTCTATTAATCTTGTCAGGGGCTTTTTAACTTTTGTTGCTCTCTTGGCATTAAATCTTCTAACAATCAAGAAAATTGGTCCAAGAAGTGCAATTCCTCCAATAATTCCTCCAATTATACCCAAGGCAATAACTGCTTTAGAAGCTTCTCTCTGTTTCAATTGATGTGGAGGAATGCCAGCAGCTAAGGCTTCATTGTGGCAAAATGAAAATGGATGTTGGTTTTGCTTTCCAGTAGCCAAACAATTCCTAGCATACAGAACGACCCTTTCCTTAGAATCAGTTAGTAGACAGCTAGGTAATCTTCCGGTCAAAAGATTTGAGGATAAATCCACAAATTCAAGGCCTGTACTGCACGATAGGTTTTCAAAAAGCATTCCTGTGAATCTGTTCCCTGCAGTGTTCAGATAAGTAATAGAAGGCAGCGCTAAGATTGCCGTGGGGAACGGCCCAACAAATGTATTGAAAGATATATCCAGAAGTCGAAGCTGATAATAGGAGCTCACTTCAACAGGAATGCCAGACCTAAACCTGTTCTTGCTCAGGATAAGGGTGACCAACTTGCTACCGAGTTGAGGAAACTGAGGTCCAAAAGCATTATCTTCCAAGTCAAGCACTTGAAGGTTTGTCAAATGTTCGAAGTCGGGGACAGCTCCGTAAAATTCGTTATGGGAAAGAGCAAGGACTCTAAGATTTTCCAAATTACTCAATGTACTTGGCAGAGACCCATTGAACAAATTCTTCTTCAAACTTAAAACAGTCAGAACTGGGAGTGAACTCAACCAATCTGGTAGCTGGCCAGAAAACATATTGTCATCGAGTATGAGTGTCTGGAGGCTTGTTAGGGATGAAAACTCTTGAGGGATGGGGCCATCTAAGAAGTTAGAGCTGACATTAAGAATTTCTAAAGATGAAAGCCGTGCAATTTTACCAGGGAAAGTTCCCCATAGACCGATAGAAACCAATGTGAGAACTTTGAGGTCAGGAAGCTTAACTAGGGTTGTTACAAAGGAATCCAACGAGAAATTCTGAGGTAGAAGTGGAGCTCTCTTGTTGCCAATTATATGCAGCTGGGTTATGGTTTCTTCATAGCATACAACAGttaaagatgaatttggttCGGTGTTGCAGAAATCTGTATTATTATTCCAGCTGCTTAAAATTAATGGAAAGTTTAGAAGTCGTTGAATTCTTAAGAGGGCCTGAGCCTGAGAGGATTGCAGTTGCTCTGAGtaattaataaaaggaaaaataataaaaagagctAGAAGCAAAGAATGGTGGAACATTTTTGCCATTGGCAGTATATGCAAAACCAGTTGTAGAGGCAAGGCACAGGAAGCATTACAGAGCTTTGAAAGACCAAAAAATTAGAACAAAGTTGAAAGTTTCCATCAACAAAACTGGTTAGTGATATTCTAGCCAGTTTTTAAAGAGGAGTGGCGTTCATATCTGCTTAACTACTGGAGCTCAAGTTCCCATATAAGAAATCCCTGCAACCAAATTTATGCAATAAAGCAAAAGTTACCAAAGACCCAAAATGAAAaacaccaaaaaccaaaaatctTATGGCTTGTCAATacccaaaatatacaaatcctATATCTTATGGTAAATAGACAAGATTTTTCAGGTTAAAGTTGCATTATTAGATTGAATATGTTTTAGTATGAACGTATAAATCATATGTTTTAGCTGGAATAGATACAGCCAGTTCTACTCCACAACTTTTTGCTCAAGCCTTGCTCAAGCTGTTACCAAAAgtcaatgaaaaatttaaaaaccaacCAGATCGAGGGTTGTGACTTCTAAATGAAGTTAATTACGCGAAACCAAATCCTCCACACCACACTTGGGAGTGAAAAAGGAACAAACGACATATATCCAGCTAACAATAACCACTTCACATGGAACACACATTTCACCAAACTGAAacccaacaaaagaaaacacgCAAACCTCATATTACATGGAAGTCCCTGCAAGTTTTTCAGACGAACCAATTGAACAGAACCCACACACAGATAACATGCTGACAGGAAGGTTCTCAACCACACATACACAAACCTGTAAAGGAGAGACCTCTAAACATCTTACGTCGACACAGCTCTTTCCCAGGAGAAATTTCGCGTTTGGACAAGCAAATACAATTTGGTGACCGGTTCGAAGAAACTGCAAGAGCCAAGTCTAGCACAAAATCCTCCACACACAACGAGCTTAGTCACAAACCGACACTACATTTAGCTCAACAATGAAAATGCAATACTTCTACTTTATTTGGCAACTGTTTTGGCATACTTTTCAGAGGTCATAAAAGGAAACCATAGTTGGAGAAGCAAAGCAAAAGCAATAGAAAGATTCTAGAGGAGAATAGAACCCCTTTAATTTTTGAGTGTTGGAGTCTAGCATATTGAGTTGATGGGATCTAACGTTGTAgtacatttaattattacaaagaaaagaaacgtCAGAGAGGTTAAAGGTGGGTTTTGCACAAACTGTAACCCCTCGCTTTCTCTAGCGCTGTCGATTTGTGATGTTGTGGCCCCCATGCTAATTGCATGCTGTATTGCTGTTGCTTTTGGCGGCTCCCTTCTCCACTTTCACTTTCTCTTTCCTCTGTGAATACTGCCAAGTGCCAACTGCAGGTCctctttaataatttataacctttttctttttgtcaccTCTCTAGAATTACactaataatactaaaaaaaattagatagaaatcaaaatatcaatttctCGGAAAATGAAGTTTGTGATCCTAGAATATGCATGGATTACACTCCAGCATCTAGGGCTATGCAAATAGTCTGCTAGCTCCAACTCCGTTTGATTTTTGCTTCGATTCTAAGTtggaatattcaaaatttagagtCAAAATTAGAGTTAAAATCGAAATCCGGATACTCGAGCGCTTCTAAACTCcgccttttttaaaaaaaatttagatgtAAAATAACGTCGTTTTacatctaaaatttttttaagaaccTAACTAAACGACGTCATTCCATTTCAAGTGGAACAACGTCTTTTTCTTCACActtggtttttttcttctccttacTCTTTTGCGACTGTTCTCTTTGTTTCTCCCGTCATTTTCTTCACGTCGAGCCATTTACCGTCGTCGTGAGCCCAGGGCCACCATAGAATACCTCATGTCGGCATCAATTGGTATATTACCACCTCCTCTGCTCCTCATTTGATTCGCAattgatgtttattttttatgatttttgaattttagagTTTTCAATTTTGGAGATTTTGTTAACATGGAATATTCAACAAgcatatatattgttattgttCTTGATTTTGGAGTGTGTAGAAATATGCATATTGACGAAATagttttaatcaaattttgctCACAGAAACATAAATAAGACAGTGAACGAAAGGTGTTTGTGGAAATGTCACTGAGAAAAACTCTGCTCAAACCCTAACAATTCAGAACATTCACTCGAGCTACATGTCAAGCGCCGATAGACTTCAGAAGTCGTTCGAGCGAGTGTTGAGTGAACTCTCTGTCTGCATTACCGCTTGAGCTTCATGTCGAGTGAGggttgagcgaactctctgtctAACTTCCACTCAAGCTCCACGTTGAGCGCCTATCAAGTaaactctctgtatgagttctgttTGAGCACTATGTTGAGCGCCTATCAAGTGAACTCtttgtatgagttctgctcgagccatgttgagctcATTTCGATTCCTTTTcacgttaacacgatttgataCTGTTACAATAcaatttaacaaatattttcacaagaatatgccaatacacttatttttacattaacaaatactactagaaatatttatacaagCTATGATATATTTAGGATTTATTTAATGTGTCTATTTTTCTTACACGAAGTCTTCAAGTTTAAGCAAGAACATGAAACCCTTGAGTTCGCATAAAAAT
This genomic interval from Juglans regia cultivar Chandler chromosome 3, Walnut 2.0, whole genome shotgun sequence contains the following:
- the LOC108985165 gene encoding probable inactive leucine-rich repeat receptor-like protein kinase At3g03770 isoform X1 produces the protein MAKMFHHSLLLALFIIFPFINYSEQLQSSQAQALLRIQRLLNFPLILSSWNNNTDFCNTEPNSSLTVVCYEETITQLHIIGNKRAPLLPQNFSLDSFVTTLVKLPDLKVLTLVSIGLWGTFPGKIARLSSLEILNVSSNFLDGPIPQEFSSLTSLQTLILDDNMFSGQLPDWLSSLPVLTVLSLKKNLFNGSLPSTLSNLENLRVLALSHNEFYGAVPDFEHLTNLQVLDLEDNAFGPQFPQLGSKLVTLILSKNRFRSGIPVEVSSYYQLRLLDISFNTFVGPFPTAILALPSITYLNTAGNRFTGMLFENLSCSTGLEFVDLSSNLLTGRLPSCLLTDSKERVVLYARNCLATGKQNQHPFSFCHNEALAAGIPPHQLKQREASKAVIALGIIGGIIGGIALLGPIFLIVRRFNAKRATKVKKPLTRLIEENASAGYTSKILSDARYISQTMKMGAVGLPAYRIFSFEELEVATKNFDTSAFMGEGSHGLMYRGRLKDGTIVAVRCLKMKKSHSTETFMPHIELISKLRHRHLVSALGHCFEYYLEDSSVSRIFLVFEYVPNGTLRSWISERHSRRLTWTQRVAAAIGVAKGIQFLHTGIVPGVYSNDLKITDILLDQNLVAKISSYNLPLLSENVVKVGRGISSSGSKERIVNARVKDEDKNDVYDFGVILLEIILGRRLKLSDEVTILNDQLRACIAADDAARRSMVDPAVHKACLDKSLRTMMEICVRCLRKDPADRPSIEDVLWNLQYAAQVQDAWCGESQSSEGSPVLPSLSQKLAFQLRDIQRDGSFKRERGYDTSTSEESVR
- the LOC108985165 gene encoding probable inactive leucine-rich repeat receptor-like protein kinase At3g03770 isoform X2 yields the protein MAKMFHHSLLLALFIIFPFINYSEQLQSSQAQALLRIQRLLNFPLILSSWNNNTDFCNTEPNSSLTVVCYEETITQLHIIGNKRAPLLPQNFSLDSFVTTLVKLPDLKVLTLVSIGLWGTFPGKIARLSSLEILNVSSNFLDGPIPQEFSSLTSLQTLILDDNMFSGQLPDWLSSLPVLTVLSLKKNLFNGSLPSTLSNLENLRVLALSHNEFYGAVPDFEHLTNLQVLDLEDNAFGPQFPQLGSKLVTLILSKNRFRSGIPVEVSSYYQLRLLDISFNTFVGPFPTAILALPSITYLNTAGNRFTGMLFENLSCSTGLEFVDLSSNLLTGRLPSCLLTDSKERVVLYARNCLATGKQNQHPFSFCHNEALAAGIPPHQLKQREASKAVIALGIIGGIIGGIALLGPIFLIVRRFNAKRATKVKKPLTRLIEENASAGYTSKILSDARYISQTMKMGAVGLPAYRIFSFEELEVATKNFDTSAFMGEGSHGLMYRGRLKDGTIVAVRCLKMKKSHSTETFMPHIELISKLRHRHLVSALGHCFEYYLEDSSVSRIFLVFEYVPNGTLRSWISERHSRRLTWTQRVAAAIGVAKGIQFLHTGIVPGVYSNDLKITDILLDQNLVAKISSYNLPLLSENVVGRGISSSGSKERIVNARVKDEDKNDVYDFGVILLEIILGRRLKLSDEVTILNDQLRACIAADDAARRSMVDPAVHKACLDKSLRTMMEICVRCLRKDPADRPSIEDVLWNLQYAAQVQDAWCGESQSSEGSPVLPSLSQKLAFQLRDIQRDGSFKRERGYDTSTSEESVR